A window from Lampris incognitus isolate fLamInc1 chromosome 5, fLamInc1.hap2, whole genome shotgun sequence encodes these proteins:
- the dpcd gene encoding protein DPCD isoform X2, whose translation MAVQSWAELLRSSKKTALIHDDGKEMAEEYDFKTDDLIVRKWRTKSTLGSQGQWQIEVGEPLAANIASLDSEMIKENCSNPVFMRKDTKSCFQWRIRNLPYPKEVFSVSVEPSGRCCIVKTSNKKYYKKFSVPDLDRIQLPLDCSALSFTYANDTLIISYKKPKEILTLEHELLRELKKLKGTSEGDVDCKTQ comes from the exons ATGGCTGTGCAAAGCTGGGCTGAGCTCCTGAGATCGTCAAAGAAAACAGCTTTGATACACGATG ATGGAAAAGAAATGGCAGAAGAATATGATTTTAAAACAGACGATCTCATTG TGCGAAAATGGCGTACCAAAAGTACACTTGGATCTCAGGGCCAGTGGCAGATAGAAGTTGGCGAGCCACTTGCAGCCAATATTGCCTCTTTGGATTCAGAGATGATCAAGGAAAACTGTTCAAAt CCTGTATTCATGCGTAAAGACACTAAGAGCTGTTTTCAGTGGAGGATACGGAACCTTCCCTACCCAAAAGAGGTCTTCAGTGTCTCCGTGGAACCCTCTGGAAGATGTTGCATAGTTAAAACTTCAAACAAAAA GTATTACAAGAAATTCAGTGTTCCTGATCTAGACCGAATCCAGCTGCCATTGGACTGCTCTGCCCTCAGCTTCACCTATGCCAATGACACTCTGATCATCAGT TACAAGAAACCTAAGGAGATCTTAACCTTAGAGCATGAGCTACTGAGGGAGTTGAAGAAACTGAAGGGGACCAGTGAAGGAGATGTTGACTGCAAAACTCAGTGA
- the poll gene encoding DNA polymerase lambda, with amino-acid sequence MDVRHGIIKAFPKTKRARAPGGRVSPPMKKKPDEDVVTGSAFKGVTVFILPAGIGNSRCQIFQRQIHQNGGQTEKSFCQNVTHVVVDDNMDSDRALRLLKVDCLSPAIHLVKCTWLSSCITENRLLDTAGYSLLLPDKNSETHHGNIKDDLASVCSATQAPLEPESDHKKTEETTEMILDQKEDMREEDGVSHSDLEALLTGQNPMKDNPGLNVDLTDGIAKQKPVTGKWVCALSSQSKSNNHNKHITDKLEVLAKAYTNQGDKWRALGYSKAINALKSYHKPISSYQEACQIPGIGRRMADKIDEIMESGHLRKIDYIGESVHVLELFINIWGAGVKTAQLWYQQGFRTLEDIRTKANLTHTQKIGLKHYDDFLDRMPREEAAAIEKVVKEAVHSIDPGLLAMACGSYRRGKATCGDVDILISHPDGKSHKGVFSKVIQILHQSGFLTDDLVSHEVNGEQKKYMGVCRLPEPGHRHRRLDIIVVPYNEFACALLYFTGSAHLNRSMRALAKTKHMSLSEHSLNKDVLRQGGSKVYSGTPLPTPTEKDVFTLLGIPFREPNERDW; translated from the exons ATGGATGTTCGCCATGGGATCATTAAAGCTTTCCCTAAGACTAAGAGAGCCAGAGCACCGGGTGGAAGAGTTTCCCCCCCGATGAAGAAGAAACCTGATGAAGATGTTGTCACAG GGAGTGCTTTCAAAGGTGTCACGGTGTTCATCCTCCCCGCGGGCATAGGGAATTCCAGATGCCAGATCTTCCAACGACAAATTCACCAAAACGGAGGACAGACCGAGAAGTCATTCTGTCAGAATGTTACTCATGTAGTGGTAGATGACAATATGGACAGTGACAGGGCCCTCCGCCTATTGAAAGTGGATTGTTTGTCACCTGCAATCCATCTAGTGAAGTGCACCTGGTTGAGCTCATGCATAACTGAGAATCGACTTCTGGACACAGCCGGATACAGCCTTCTTTTACCTGATAA AAACTCTGAAACGCATCATGGAAATATAAAAGACGATTTGGCTAGTGTCTGTTCTGCAACACAGGCACCTTTGGAGCCCGAGTCAGATCATAAAAAAACAGAGGAGACCACAGAAATG ATCTTAGACCAAAAAGAGGACATGAGAGAGGAAGATGGGGTCTCACATAGTGACTTAGAAGCTCTCCTCACTGGCCAAAACCCCATGAAAGACAACCCTGGACTCAATGTTGATCTCACCGATGGCATCGCCAAACAGAAGCCAGTCACTGGAAAGTGGGTCTGTGCCTTGTCCTCCCAATCCAAAAGTAACAACCACAACAAGCACATCACAGACAAACTTGAAGTGTTGGCCAAGGCCTACACAAACCAGGGAGACAAGTGGAGGGCACTGGGATACTCCAAGGCTATCAACGCACTCAAGAGCTACCACAAGCCTATCTCATCTTATCAG GAAGCTTGTCAGATCCCAGGCATTGGAAGGCGTATGGCCGACAAAATAGATGAGATCATGGAGAGTGGTCACTTGCGGAAAATAGATTACATAGGGGAGTCTGTTCACGTTCTGGAGCTTTTCATTAATATCTGGGGTGCAGGTGTGAAGACTGCACAGCTATGGTACCAGCAG GGATTTCGTACTTTGGAGGACATCCGCACAAAGGCCAACCTGACTCATACTCAGAAAATAGGACTCAAGCATTATGATGACTTTCTAGACCGAATGCCAAGGGAAGAAGCTGCTGCAATTGAAAAAGTG GTGAAGGAGGCTGTCCACTCCATCGACCCAGGCCTGCTGGCCATGGCATGCGGATCCTACCGCCGAGGAAAGGCCACGTGTGGCGATGTCGATATCCTCATCTCTCATCCCGATGGCAAGTCCCATAAAGGCGTCTTTAGCAAAGTGATACAGATCCTCCATCAGAGCG gatttcTGACAGATGACTTGGTGAGCCATGAGGTGAACGGAGAGCAGAAAAAGTACATGGGTGTGTGTCGTTTACCAGAACCTGGCCATCGCCATCGCCGCCTTGACATAATTGTGGTGCCATACAATGAGTTTGCTTGTGCCCTCCTGTATTTTACAGGGTCAGCGCACCTCAACCGCTCAATGAGGGCACtggcaaagacaaaacacatgagCCTATCAGAGCACTCACTGAACAAAGATGTGTTACGTCAAGGTGGTTCGAAGGTATATAGTGGCACTCCACTCCCTACACCCACTGAAAAGGATGTTTTTACTCTTCTGGGCATACCATTTAGGGAACCTAATGAAAGGGATTGGTGA
- the fgf8b gene encoding fibroblast growth factor 8b, with translation MKLYYLTYFKMRLRTSRLGYLLLQFTALCYSAQNTVQSPPNFKHHVTEQSRLSDRMSRRLTRTYQLYSRTSGKHVQVLGNKRINANGDDGAVHAKLEVETDSFGSRIRIKGSKTGYYICMNKKGKLIGKRKGRGKDCIFTEIVLENNYTALQNAKYEGWYMAFTRKGRPRKASRTKQHQREAHFMKRLPRGHLLSEKRPFDVLPLPVPAHPVSRRTKHSHHQ, from the exons ATGAAGCTGTACTATCTGACTTATTTCAAGATGAGGCTTAGGACATCCAGATTAGGTTACCT GTTACTCCAGTTCACGGCGCTCTGCTATTCTGCACAG AACACCGTGCAGTCCCCTCCTAATTTCAAGCACCATGTCACCGAGCAGAGCAGGCTGTCGGACCGGATGAGCCGCAGGTTGACTCGGACCTACCAGCTGTACAGCCGGACCAGCGGCAAACACGTCCAAGTCCTGGGCAATAAGAGAATCAACGCCAACGGGGACGACGGGGCCGTGCACG CAAAACTGGAGGTGGAGACCGATTCATTTGGAAGTCGTATTCGCATTAAAGGGTCGAAGACAGGATactacatatgcatgaacaagaAGGGGAAGCTGATCGGAAAG CGCAAGGGACGTGGCAAAGACTGTATTTTCACGGAGATAGTTCTGGAAAACAACTACACCGCACTCCAAAATGCCAAGTACGAAGGCTGGTACATGGCTTTCACGCGCAAGGGGCGTCCACGAAAGGCTTCCAGGACCAAGCAGCACCAGAGAGAGGCCCACTTCATGAAGCGCCTACCAAGGGGCCATTTGCTGAGTGAAAAGAGACCATTTGATGTTCTTCCTCTCCCTGTTCCTGCGCACCCCGTGAGCAGGAGGACTAAACATTCCCACCATCAATGA
- the dpcd gene encoding protein DPCD isoform X1: MAVQSWAELLRSSKKTALIHDGKRKIHYLFADGKEMAEEYDFKTDDLIVRKWRTKSTLGSQGQWQIEVGEPLAANIASLDSEMIKENCSNPVFMRKDTKSCFQWRIRNLPYPKEVFSVSVEPSGRCCIVKTSNKKYYKKFSVPDLDRIQLPLDCSALSFTYANDTLIISYKKPKEILTLEHELLRELKKLKGTSEGDVDCKTQ; this comes from the exons ATGGCTGTGCAAAGCTGGGCTGAGCTCCTGAGATCGTCAAAGAAAACAGCTTTGATACACGATG GAAAACGAAAGATTCACTACCTCTTTGCAGATGGAAAAGAAATGGCAGAAGAATATGATTTTAAAACAGACGATCTCATTG TGCGAAAATGGCGTACCAAAAGTACACTTGGATCTCAGGGCCAGTGGCAGATAGAAGTTGGCGAGCCACTTGCAGCCAATATTGCCTCTTTGGATTCAGAGATGATCAAGGAAAACTGTTCAAAt CCTGTATTCATGCGTAAAGACACTAAGAGCTGTTTTCAGTGGAGGATACGGAACCTTCCCTACCCAAAAGAGGTCTTCAGTGTCTCCGTGGAACCCTCTGGAAGATGTTGCATAGTTAAAACTTCAAACAAAAA GTATTACAAGAAATTCAGTGTTCCTGATCTAGACCGAATCCAGCTGCCATTGGACTGCTCTGCCCTCAGCTTCACCTATGCCAATGACACTCTGATCATCAGT TACAAGAAACCTAAGGAGATCTTAACCTTAGAGCATGAGCTACTGAGGGAGTTGAAGAAACTGAAGGGGACCAGTGAAGGAGATGTTGACTGCAAAACTCAGTGA